The Cryptomeria japonica chromosome 2, Sugi_1.0, whole genome shotgun sequence region CACGCCAATATGTCTCAGTCATTTTTTGTTATGAACTACTCCTTACCTATTTTGAATCTCACCAAACCCTCTTAGGGGTTTTATCCcttgaagtctactttccaaatcattttgaatttttgaatttcgtTGAGAAACGAGGGAGATATTGTTGTTTTACTGAGATTGCATTTTTCCCAATTTGTGGGCACCTGATTTCTAGGAAGCCTTCAAGTTCTCAACATGAGTGAAGGAATTAATCATCAGTTCAGTTGAAAAAATCATtattgatcatcatgaataatattctaCAATCATTTAATTACATTGGATTTCTTTGTTAACTTGAGTTATCTTAGTTGAAGAAAGATAACGTAGTGTAGTGTGCAACTATAACTTGCATGAAACAAATACTTTACCCAGTGATTTAGGAATGACTAATGCTCTATGATTTTGCATGAATATTGGAGTGTGTTGGGAGTCTTCAAAAGTCTTCTCTATATTCTCTTAATTTCTTCAAAGCCTTCTAGAATGTCTGGAGTTGTCTGGAGTTAATGTTTGGAGCTCTTTGCTGCAAATATTTTTGAAGTTTCTTCTTGTCAtgagttatttaataactcattcaACCACATTGTAACATATTGAAAACTCATGGAGACGTATTAGAAACATTTTGGATCACATTTATTTGActaaaataaaccaaatatctactttatattctaccttAAACAAGCTAGAGAACTTCCAATTATTACTAAAATCCACTTTTACAATAATATactaagaagaaatagatgattttaatGGGTTAAATATGAGATAATTTATGGTCTCATCATGCACTATCATAAGAGTTTATCTAGTTATGGTTTCATCACCATATATTTCTTCCTCACCCATGCTACATGCAATATTACTATTTATTGGCCTTATCTCTATCTCATACATCTATTACCATGTTTTATCATTCTATATATTACCTGTTTTCATCACTTGATGTATTTATTATTACTATTACTTTATATGATTTATATATGCTTACATGCTAATATATAAAATGTGTTTAATTCTATATTAAATCCCCTAGGTTTTCATTTCCATGCATCATATTAATACAAGTAATTGAAATAGAACATTTATATTATCACTATTATGGACTATGATTATCTCTCGATAATCATGAGTGCTAAAGAAACTTATTGTTGTGACCAATTAGAGAATTATTAAATGACATGAAACCTTGCATCCCATGCACCAACCTAAGGTTTATGCACTGATTACATCATATCCATTTTCTAAAAATATCAAATTTTCTACCTCTACTTATCTCATGTTATTATTTCTTAGATAATTAGCATGTTCCTAGATTATATCTAATTTAAATTTGTAAGACAAAAACAACTCTTTACAAATTTTTCACCCATTTTGTGGGACTTGTGTAGAGTGCATAGTGAAGGACATAAATCATTACACCTTGCAATAGCTATTATTATATATGGACCCCATGAGGAGCATGCACATGATTCCTATATACTTTGAGATACATGATTATTTTATGGTTCATATGCACCTCATATTGGGGAGGAAACACAATGGAGAAATTTGCATATCTATGCCATTTCCTATTTACTTTTGTGTCAAATTGAGGAAATATCTTGATACATAGATATGATGAAAAGTTTATCTTACCTTATTTATTCGCACATGAACTCTAATACATTTGCAGTATTAATTTGTTTATCACACTACCTATACATGTGCTTTCATTTATTAGTTTACCACTTGGACTTGATAGTTAGCCTATTTTGGGACAAATCCAATCATTGGGGCCATCTTGCAATCATAAACTTGTCCCATtccatattaaaattcaaaatttaaatttggcTAACTAGACACATAAATGTCTTTGTGCCTTGAGACAACTAAACACACATTTAGATCAATTTGATGTTATGTCCAAGagttttaaaaatatttcattcattcattctaatAATAAGGCAATCCTTTCATAATCAAGCAAACATTCACTTTAGAAATCAATCAATAGTGACACATCTCGATTTCATGCACTAAATAGAATAACAATTATGTCTACTTAACCTATTATTTTATATCATTGTTTTAATTTTGTGGGGATAACATATGAGAACTTCTCTCCTTGTGATGAACCGACAACTGTCAAGGTATTTATAAATGCCACCAAATTCTCAAATATTTAGGAAGAGTAGAgaaaacatctttctatcaagtaAAAATTATAGGATAGAATTCCACTAATTTCCAAGAATGGTATGAACTTAGAGTATAGATATGCAAGTATGACTTTGTTCCAAATCTATGAAGTTGCTCTTTGACAGAATAAAGATCTATTGCAAGCTTTAAGACAGTTCATTAACAAAAAAGACAATTTCtgaattaaaaatcaaataaaattacaaaatctCATTAATTTCACGCTCATTAATCTATCATCAAACTATATACACCTACCCTCTTATTTACTTTGCGAAAATAATATATCAATTTATCAATTTATCAATTCCCCTAGTACAATAAAGTAACTTAAACTAACTAAtacttatttaattttatttattttagaaaactAGGCCAACTCTAAATGAAACTTTGTTTGCTCTACAATTTTTCTAATCAATTAAACAAATTTCCCTCATTCAAAGTTATTAGATTtacacaatccattcaaatattgtatgcagtttttggatttgattgtgttaaaaaaaattaaccatcaacgtttcgaatcacactccgtgatccatcatcacgaTGCAAGAGTGCTCAAGGAGTTGTAAGATCACgaagtgtgattcgaaacattgatggttaaattttttttacacaatcaaatccagaaactacaCACAACAAAATTTCTCTCATATTCACTGTGAAAAGTTGCTGACACCTGTTATTGAAAAAGAAAACAAACGTGCTAGGATAGGCACCATTTCCAAAGAGAAGTAGCCATCAACTTGGAAAGTTATTACAGAGTGACGTCCTCCGTTTTGAAAAAAAAAGCCCTCTCCACATgcatatataatattttaaaagaaCCCACGCAATACACGACGTATGTTCAAAGGATTTTACATATTCTTCCTGCTTCTATTTTTGGCTGTCAAGTTATTCATTTTCAACCTCCGACTATTTTCTAACCACTATGTGTGACCTTCCACCGACTGAAACGACGTGTATAAATCAAGAGGAATGAAGCAACCAATATTCTCAAATCACTTCTTTCTTGGGCTCCCTTCTACTTGGAATGTCATAGATTTTGTGCTTGGTTATTATTGAATTCCCTCAGTGGGTACAGGAAAAAAAAACCTGCTCAAAGATGGGGAAAAAACCCATCATTTCTAGGGAGGAGCTCAACAGAAGGAGTTGGACTGCAGAGGAAGACAAGATATTGTCTGACTATATTCGAACTCATGGCGAGACTGGATGGAGATCTCTTCCCCAAAAAGCAGGTATATCAAATAATTTGAAACAAATAGTTTTACTCTGCATTTAAGCAGGTTTGAATCGTCAAATCTCATAATTAAGTTCTTGTAAtcttttaaatcaataaaataatttattaatctttCAATTTTGAATAACTTTCATCAGTTGGGTACAATTTTCAGCAAACTCTAGAGAAAGTGTAGCTGATATTTGGGTTTGCATCTGAGCAGGTTTGAATCGCTGTGGGAAGAGTTGCAGATTACGGTGGCTCAATTATCTTCGCCCTGACATTAAACGTGGCAACATTTCTCCTGACGAGGAGGAACTCATTGTTAGAATGCATCGACTGCTTGGCAATCGGTATGAAAAGATGTTTACCATTCTAGATTTCTAAAAGAAAATGATAAACCCATCTGATAGAAAAACCAGAGTAAAAGAAATTGATAAACCCATCTGGTAGAAAGACCAGAGGAAAAGAAAATGTAAACGCATCTGCTAGAAAAACCAGAGTAAAAGAAATTGATAAACCCATCTTCTAGAAAAACAAAGAGTAAAAGAAATTGATAAATCCGTCTGATAGAAAAAACCAGAGTAAAAGAAATTGATAAACCCATCTTCTAGAAAAACCAGATTAAAAGAAATTGATAAATCCGTCTGCTAGAAAAACTAGACTAAAGAAATTGATAAACCCATCTCCTATAAAAGGTGATCGATACCATAGTAAAAGAAAATTGGTTTGCTGTCTTAAAATGTATGCAGATGGGCACTTATCGCTGGTCGGTTGCCTGGAAGaacagacaatgaaataaagaATTACTGGAATACTCGTTTGAGCAAAAAGCTTGCAAAGAGAAAATGCCCTCCATCAGCAGATCCAAGTGAAGATAGGCCTACTAAGCCATGTGAAATCATGAGATCAATGTGTGGTGAGAAAGAAGCATTGGATGTCTCTCAAATTTCATTCATGGAGGATCCTGCAGATGCTTCTTCAATTCAACTAAAAAATGGCTGCATCTCTGAGCCAGGTTATTTTCAAACTCAGCCTGAGAATGGTTCTCTTGACTCACTGGAGTCCATAGTATCAGCTCTATCTGGCATTCCATATCCTCTGGACTGCAATCTATTTTCTATGCCTTGTACCGATTTTGGTGCCCAAGATTTGTCCATGGAGGGTCTGCTCCCACATATAGCTTTTGATttacaatataataattttatCATATAATCTAATATTTCTTCAATCAATAACTTTCTATCACTTCATGAGAACGAAATATTCTGAGGTAAAGTTAACTGCATAAAATAGCGACACTACTAaatttggtttcacattgttgtgcCGATCATGTCAATATACGTGAAACGTATTTTGAACACTATTTCTTTTATTCATCTTTCCATAATTGTTTATAAAAATGATGTTGGGACCATATTTTGTGACATTTTAAATGTTATATTCATGTCAACACAGTATTTTTGGCAGAATTATTTTAGAGGAAGTATTTCATGGATTCCTTTAATAGTGTTTATGTAGGGAATTTAAATACATCTAATGTAtataattagttagaaaaaataGTATTAAAAGATCAATATTGATTGTAAATAGAAGAGTTCTATATAAAATCTTTATGGTATAATTGTAGATTGATGataaatgatgaatgatgaatgatgaatgatgaatgatgaatgatgaatgatgaatgacgAACGACGAATGACGAATGATTAATGAATAAAATCAATGAAGTTAGGTCAATTTGTATGCTGAATATGTTGGCATATAAGTTTATCACATGGTTATATTTTCATTTTAATATATTACGATGGTCACATAGACGATGGACTCAAGCATGTCCTAGTTGAAAGTATAGATTTGGATTCTAGTATGTAGAAGTTAAATAAGTCTTTAACCATAGGTCACTAGACACATGAACGGAGAATGAATAACATTTTGGTTTCATTACTATGAGACTCTTAGAACTTGCACTTAGTAATGATGAGATGCAAATATATTAATAAGTAATTCATTTTGAAGGTTGAAGAGtttatttatgcaaaaatgtaTGTGGGCACCTACATGAAATAATGGTGCAAAGATGAGTTGTTTGATCTATTGTATAAAGAGTTATAAGTTGATATTCTATAACATTTTTTTTATTGGTTGCTGGTATGCACAAAACGACATCTATCCAAGAATCAAAGAATAGTTCAGTGGATGATAAAGAACATTGTCCAACTTTAATAGTTGGAAATTATGTGGAGACATTATTGACAGTTTAGACAATCTTGGCACCATTGATGAAAACACTTTGTAGTTTTTTATCTCAACATTGATCCAAGCATCAAAGATAGTTGAGTGGATGATAAAGAACATTGTCCAACTTTAGTGTTTTGATATCATGTGGACTCACATCATCAACACTTTGGACAACATAGGCACCATTGATAGCTTCACTTTGTAGTTTTGTAAAACGTACTGCACAAGTTTTTAGGACCTTTTCAATACAAAAGTTTAAAGAACATTTCACTTTAGGTTAATATGTTTCTTGTTAATAAATATATTGTAGCTCTAAATGTAGAGTAGAGAAAACTATGCATTAAGGAAATTGGTTGTGGAGGTAAAAATTTCATCACCCAAAGGGAGTTAACAACATGCATGAATGTTAGTAGCTTAAGATACAAACACAAATGAAGAGGAATATGCATATATATGAGCTTAAATTGCCACATCTCAAGTGGACCAAACTAGTTTAAGGAACACCATGCATAAAGGAGGTGGTGTATAGGAGGAGGTATTTATAGAGGAAATGATATGGGGGTGGTCAATCATGAAGTTTGGAAAAATGATCTTGTAGCCTAAATTTCATAATATGGCAATTAAAACCTTTCATTCATGTAAAATATTTGTATGCTTATTTAGAAAAAGTGTGGGTCAATATCTATTGGGCattcttttaaaataatttaagtaaacacatttttatgtggaaatgaatcttatatatgtgtgtgttagggttcaAGAAGACCAaggtaataaataatattaatataatacaaAATAAAAGAGGCAAAAATAACAATTCACAACAACACACAAATTTAGCGCGACTCACCCAATGCTAGATACATCCACAAAGAAATAGTTGTCCACTTTGATTTCATTATCCAATGAAGAGAAAATTTCAATCTGATAATTTTTCACATTCCATGACCACTTATTTATCAAGCTTTTTTGGCAGTTTATAGAGGTTAGTTACATACCAAAATAATATTTGAATCCTTATTAAATGATGGGGAATTTTTGCTTTGGGGTTGTTTCCCCAAGCCCCTAGTTGGTGGCACTACTCGTCGTAGCTCCATTAGGGGCATTTCCCCCAAAAACCTATCATGGGCTCTATCATTGGTCCCCCATTCAGGGGATGAGCTTCCTAAGATCCACAAGAGGGGTTTTGTCCCCTTGCACTCCCTTGTTAATTGATCTggggaaaaaaaaattttaaaaattcaccAATATTTAAGTTCAACAACATAATCAATTGCCACATACCAACAATGTGTGTCTTTACATGTCCaacaatattaaatttttatttatagataCTGATTATTCCAATCCCTACAATtgtttttattaaggtaaaaacaggttttgaaggggccccgaaaccctttacaaaatatccttaagatataaaagcattaagcaacaAGATGGAACAAACAGCTAAAAAGCCAACAGAGAAATGATCAAAATCCAGCAAAAAACCTCATAGAACCAGCAACAACCAGCAAAAAAAGACAAAATCCAGAAAAGGAGCAACTagatgtttttcagggcattagccaaatttctgctaatcccatacaattctttaatattatccctaagtttagaGATTTCCTTTGGAGAATCCACAACAGCTTTCTTCATGCTCACCCTCATTCTCTTTGCAGCTCCACCAGGAGCACTTTTCGCAGTCCCAATCTCAATAGCATCTTCATCCATATCAAGGTCCACAACTGGCTTAGGAGTGCTGGATCcctcaaggaccttagagatttcctctaagTTTTTTGTAATAGCAGTCAAGATATTCGGGATCATAACCAACAGgtttttcattgcattttttccTTCCTCTAGCTTctcaatctgagcttccatcttcttagctttttcctccaaATCCTTCATTCTCTGCTTCTGATCCCTTTCAtctttcttcctctcctcttcccaaTGCTTCCCACTTTTTTCAAGGTTCTTGGTACCTTCATAAGTCCACCTGTTAAAGCCCATTCTAGCCTCAGAGAGATTTTTGAGATTATCCAGAATTAACCCTTCTCCAGCAAACTCCTTATACTTGCTCGGGTTCTCCTTGTCCTTGTCCTGCTTGAGCTCATTCTTCTCCTGCTCAAAATCcatatctttttcctcattaatttTATCATCCTCCTTCTCCCTTGGCTGGCTATCGACATTGACTAAACTAACACTACGGGTAGGACTATCTTGGTCGGAAACATCCtcaacttctccttcctcttcccccacatcctcttctttccaactttcctcccCTTCAAACTCCTTTGTTTCCATCTCACTGCCATCTTTTCCAATATCCTCTGAAACATTCTCCATCTCTATTTGAGtatccttgtcctcttgaattttcaacCCAGTAGCACTTTTTCTCTTTTTGTTCTGAATCAACTCTTCCTTTTTTGGCctgcctccctccatctttctcttacccttTCCCGAAGATGCAGATAACCTCTTATTTTCCTGGATAGCAAGAATTTTGCAGTGCTGATAAATGAgcaaaatgaggccacaatgaagcattGGAGTCGAAGGATTCTTACTGTGCTTATTAAGAGATCTCAAGAGTgacctgaagaggtagtagggcaATGAGATCCTTTTCTCATGcctgaaatgatttaacaacatgaaatggtatgtgtggaccctagtaAACCGACCCTCCATAGTAATGTACTCCATGATGGCATTCAACACACAGCCCCAAATTTTCTTTATGTTGGACACATCATAATACCCTCTCGTAGCTTTACCAATATTTGCCCTTTCCTTCTCCTTACACAGAAAAATCTTAACCGTGTTATTAGAAACtttcaaatctctaaaaaaattaagacctgagtggggcatacctgttacTGTCGCTATGAGGTCTGCATCCAACTTAAACCTCACCCCAAGAATTTTGAAAGAACCGTTGCTCCAGTTTTCAGTGATTTTGGTgactgcaagattaaccctacctttgttaTAATTgaccagcttctccatgaaattcATCGTAAACCCTTTTTCTAGCTTAGTCCAAatctttggcatttccttccatctggacATGTTATCTGGTTCTTCtctccttagatcccctcccattTTCAAATTCGCAATACCAGCTCTGTTCTTCCGCAAATTCAGAGCTTCCTTCCACTCacctctcaaaattttgaaaatgttaacccacaaagtaTGCAGAAGATTAATATCTTTGATTAAGATTCTGCCATTCCGCCAGGTCATCATTACCTTtccataaatgtaaatattactcATTACAACTATCATGATTGATTGTGTGATTCATCTTTTCCCATGAATCTATCCTTTCTAAGAAGATTTTTAATATCAAAATTAATATTACCTTCCCCGTGCCAAATACTTTGAGCCTCAGAAATAACACCTAGGTTTTCCAAACCATCCGCAACcaattttttttctctaaaggcatgagTAATTATAATACTTTTAAAGCTAGCTATAATTTATTTAGCTTTAACAATTGTATTTTCAATAGACCAGGATGGCTCAATTTCTcccttcaagcacttgataatatttagagagtctccctccagccataagttatcatgattcaaatttttagcaataatcaaagtattcaaagctaCAGATGCTTTAAcataatgacttgtttgattacCCAGAGGCCCAGCAACTACCACcaggcaacttccaacaaaattcctgacaatgcccccataaccaactttacctggattccccttagatgccccatcaaagtttgccttaatccatccctgagatGAAAAGCACCATACAAGACCttccctacccttatccttacaAGATTTGATATTAGAAAGGTTCCACCTTTCATTAAAGTCCTCTTTAGCAGCTAATCCATAATCatttccatttaaacattcaaatattcctctatagattttatccatcGCAACTTCAGGGATAAcatttttatccctaaaaatcctattattgtgTTCCTTCCAGATATTCCATATGACAttggggagagtaagtttccatagctcaacattcttagaattggaattAGGACAGTACCATTGTTGCCATAGCTCCCCCAGAGAGTTCGAGAATACCCAACTCAGCTTCCACCtacaaaaaataattttccaaatttcttggctgaaagtgcactggtagaggatGTGACAAGAAGACTcctcttccctacaacaaagagaacacctattaggaaaaaaaaatccacgcttttggaggttatcaagagtcaacaccttgttttggataaaaatccaaaagaagatattgaagCATTAATTtttttatccacactttagcccaaataggagtttcttccagcactttgttgtggatagccacCACCGAAGACACGAAGTAATTTCCATCCGAagtctccctccaaatcaaactatcctcctCATTGTCCCTAAATTTTTAAGAAGATAGtagaatctcaagaaactttaatcctGGACATTGCTGGTTGAACTCAATCCACTTTACATTTCTCCAATAGTCTTTAACAAAACCACCATACCTATTTTTGAACCactctttccattccttaaggataggaataTCCTCCAGAGGTTTGTCCAAGAGCCaactatcttcccaaaatctgataATTCctacattccccaatttccaccttcttccagcagcagcccaacttttagccgtttgaactgcattccaaattgcagagccttcgACCAAAAAAGAgttatccataaattcttcctctgaaggttgcatataaagatatttctttttccaaattaaattccattctctttcctcccctttcattctccagatttgtttagctaacaaggcattattcatggaCATAATATTCCTTAAACGCAAACCCTAAGAAGCCTTAGGAGAGCAAATTTTGTTCTAGactataaggggaattctatttttgtcttccactcccgaccaaagaaactttttttgaattctctcaattgcctccgcaaactttctagggattttaaacaaactaagggcataaataggaaaATTTTGAAATGTAGCTTTAAGCAGCATTACCTTTCCCACTTGACTAAGGatagctcctttccaaccagctaattTAGAGTTGAATATGtcaaccagcttcatccagaaattctccgAAGGCTTAATACAAAGAGGGAGCCCCAAGTAGGTTGAAGGAAACtcagcaattttacatccaagggtTCTCTcaatccttatttgtctttcaGCGGGAGTATTGATGAAGAAaaaagagctcttatcccaattaattttttgaccagaagcagtTTCATATGtatccataacattcttcatatttcttgcttccctaatagtagcttcccccattgtaattgaatcatcaacaaattgttcatgagaacaggttaagttggaagatgaaggtttcatacctttgagatttccatcttccacatttttgatAATATATCTTCCCAAACTTTCAGCtagaatagtaaacaagataggggagatgggatccccatGTCttagacctctagagcttttgaagaaactggatggGGATCCATTAACAATAACATCAGAGGAGGAAGTTTTCGTCAATTGAGAACATAGCTTAATCACTTTTTCCCCAAACcgaaaagctttcataattctgaaaaggaattgccaattcactctatcataggccttagacATATCCAGCTTAAGAAAAAAAAACCATGTTTTTTAGCAGCAGTcaaagagtgaatattttcatgaatggaaataatagaatccaaaatatgTCTACctaggacaaaaccattttgttgaggtaAAATAATTCTGGGAAGAATCTCCAGctttctagaagtaagaaccttagaatCCCTACAATTGTTAGATCATTGTTGTTATTGGTAAATTATTTTATGTCACAACTATAGatcaaatcaatcaatccatcATTTAAGCGGGGGATTGTAATTCATGTTTTTGTGGCTTGTATATTAAAGTTAATGGACTACTCCACAAGGCAGCATAATATTGATGGGTATATTAGATAGTGGAACATGAATTAAATCATACTAGTGAGTCCTTATGATAAtgatgttctgattaattagaaaaataggttttcaggacctggaacctttaacaaaggagattaaaataagacagcaaaaagtccagtgcttaagaaccgcatacaaaacgactggcaaaaaagccagtaaaccaaaaagacaacaaagaaacaaggaaggCGCTACACAACTATAGTCTTCAGCAGATCCTCCGCCTTTCTCACCAgttggtcataggtggccccaacaactttgagatcttTCAGGTGCTTGTTAGGTTTCTTTTATGGATATCACTAATACCCTATATTTAGAAACATATTTATATGACCTTGTTGTTTCATGCATTACATTAGTTTTTatagttaaaatttatttatttaacacaATTATGAATAGGTGATCTAATGAAAAATTATCCATCTAtgcatgtagtgtccacccttgacttgacttgttttgattagagttgacttaTATTCCACGTGTGATAGACTTATCttgactatttatgatgatttggatgatgattattcatgtgatttgatggatactatatgcttgCTATATGAtagattatcgaaagattatattgatcatggatttgatgttgattatgattatactaaccttatttcatgattatatttgatgagattcttatgagatgtgtttgactattgtttgactatctttgtggagaatcaatgtcacatcactcattgcgagcgggatgtgtaaTTGCATAATTCTATCACttgtctattatatatatatacatgtatcattgTTGGTGGTTGCAGGACTTGCAAGTACTGGACATTTATTCCTCTTGGAAATCCCAAGTGTGAGCTCCCCTGGCTTCATAGGTGCGAGCATGTCCTTatcccaatggtaatatgtggtttcggagttgacatgggttcccttcacatactctaggtttaagttgtcactaggCGCAATTGGTCATGTCAATTGTTAGCTTGGCTCTTTCAGTTTttggagtatgttagtattgattgactcttttggtatgaggattatttaTGGTGTGGTTGATTTTATTGCCATGTGGTTATTTATGTGGCGTTggattatttttctatttgttgagagatttgatagttagtattatttagttttaattatttgatttaagctatttgagattttgattatttgatttatgatttttagaattgtagtatttatttaattaattattgattattgcttatagtctaaatattaattaatatttaatattggaagtaataaattatttaatggttgatttatttaattttgttttctattggtgaagtatttaattaaaaattactaTAGTTCATAATGCATTAAATAATAATTCCTATAAGGCTATAGtttatgtagacgtataaaaatgacc contains the following coding sequences:
- the LOC131053777 gene encoding transcription factor MYB8, encoding MGKKPIISREELNRRSWTAEEDKILSDYIRTHGETGWRSLPQKAGLNRCGKSCRLRWLNYLRPDIKRGNISPDEEELIVRMHRLLGNRWALIAGRLPGRTDNEIKNYWNTRLSKKLAKRKCPPSADPSEDRPTKPCEIMRSMCGEKEALDVSQISFMEDPADASSIQLKNGCISEPGYFQTQPENGSLDSLESIVSALSGIPYPLDCNLFSMPCTDFGAQDLSMEGLLPHIAFDLQYNNFII